The Chlamydomonas reinhardtii strain CC-503 cw92 mt+ chromosome 3, whole genome shotgun sequence genome contains the following window.
CCACACCGCAGAAAGTGGCGGCAGCCGACCAAAGTCTGagggcgcccagcccaccaccgaGCGCGGCAGTCCCGCGAGCCGGCAGACCACTCGgttcagcgccagcggcaggcggaccTGCGGAGCGTGGCAAATCGTCAATAGCTGGGTCTGgccagggcggctgcagcattcGCCAAACACACCGCTTGTGAACTCCACGTGGCAACCTTGGCCCGTATGCACACCGACGAGGCTGTATGCAGGCTGCAACCTGAGCACCTAGTCCCCCCCAAAGCCCCCAAGCCAGGCGCGTCAGAGTAGCGTAAACTTATGGCGTCAAGCCCCCTTCCAACTGCTCTGCCCACCGACCTGCCAgccaggctgcagctggcgactAACAGTGACcgacgcggcgccgtgcccgccctccACGTCCGTTGTCTCCTGGcatgcctgcacctgcaccgcctgctcctgcgcctgcaccgcctgctcctgcgcctgcccaggtgccggctccgcctggtgcagccgctgcggcgacaccggcgccgtcaggtCCCGCAGCACCATCGCCGCCAAGGCGTCCAGAAGACTCTGCATCGCGTCGCGCTTGCCGTTGGTACTTGCGAAGGCCGCTGtgttcagcagcggcgccaccaccagcccgcgaggcggcgacgacgacggctcaccggcggcgcgcaggcggcgcgcgcgctgcaaaTGGCGGGTGCGTACGTGAGGTTGGAGGGTTCCGTTGGCAGGTGGTTGGGCACAGGACAGGGGCATGGTGCACGCGCTGTGTGGGTCTGCTGTGCAGCGCTGGCAGTCAATGCATGGACCCCAGTACGTAGCTAGCTCATGCCTGACCGTGCACCCGTACACAGCCTCACccccgccagggccagcgccagggcggtggtggcgttctcgccggccggccgcagcagtgcggcccgcagcgggtgccgctgcagtgcgGACTCCACCTCTTGGACGGCCGCCTCCAGGGCTTCCCCAGAgtggccgctgcaggagcgcaGGATCAGGGAACGGGAGGTGCACAGCCGTGAGGGACAGTCCTGATCCCAGACCTCATACACGCGGGTCCTGAGCTGCAGCACTCCCACCTTAAAGCTACCGCCGCTTACCGTTTTCTGCTGATTCTAAGTTTAGGGGCGTCCGCCAAAcgctgcgccaccgctgctggcagccccagcagtcctcctgccccggcaaGGGCCGCCGGGTCGCCAGCAACACCCGGTCCTGGCGCCCAGTTGCTCaacgcctgcgcccccgcctgcgcccccgcctgccgcgggcgcagtgcctccccctgctccggctgctgctgtgcggtcCATGTGGCGACCAGGCAGGtctgccgccgcaacagcgccCCCGCATCCAGGTCCAGTGCCATCTCTGCCAGCTGCACAGCAAGGGAGAAAGCAgttgcggcggttgcgcgCTGCGCAGGCAGCCTGAGGAAAGCCAACAGGCATGTCGGGGCACTCGTTGCGCCCGTTGCATTATTGCGCCCGTCCCGATAAGTTGGGACGGGAGTAAActaccccacccgcccgtacctgctgcagcagctccgccgacaCCTTGTACTtgtgctgcgcccgctcctcTCCAATGCCCGACAGCGTCATcaccagcggccagccacacacgcgctggtactggggcagcagctgctggaaccTGTCTACCATGGCCAAAGCACGCGCTGGCGCACTTGCGGGCAGTGGCCCTTCTACAGCCGCctcatctgccgccgccgccgccgccatcccccgcgccaccctgtCCAGTACGTAGTtgactgcggcggtgcgggcgaggcTGTAGCAGATGGCGGGcgagccctgcagcaccagcgagctgtggggcccggggccggggctggggctggggctggggctggggctggggctggggctggggctggggctggggctggggctggggctggggctggggccggggttcagaggtgccggtggtggcgcggcgtcactccccgccgcggcaagtgccgcagccgtggcctcccagcacggcgccagcgcgcccaccatcgcccgcgccagcgccatgtGCGTTTCCGACATGCACGCGTCCCACGCAAACCTGGCACGATACTGTGCGTCTGCCTTCCAAGGATCCGTGTCATACCCCTCACCTGCCGCAATCTGCAAGTGCACCGAAGCTACGTGCGACAGCATCACGAGTGCttgcggctccggcgagggatCCCACAGCTGTGCCGATGCCGTGTCCACGCCAGGCGGACGCGACCGtggcgccgctactgcctgcgctggtgctggcgcggctgacgctgctgaCGCTGTTGACGTCGACGGCCACGGCGCATCAAAGATGGCCTCTGTGAGATGcatccccgcccgcgccgcaatCTCCAGCCGCTGCAACCTCCGCCCCTCCATGCACACGTCCTTGActcggcccagcagcgctctGAATTGCGCCTTGTCCttcgcgctgccgctcgccaCCAATGCGGCGGTAGCCGCACTGCCCCTGGCTTTGAAAGAGCCCTGCAGTCGACTCGTCTCCATCGCGACCGCTGCCGTATTCTTTCTCAGGGTCGCCTGAATCCCGTCCTGCTTGCTGCAGTacagcgaccgcagcggcccggccAGTGCCGCCCTCCCGGCTTCTGTGCCCCcgctggaggcagcgccgccgccgccgccgccggccgccgcgttgccgccgccgccgccgcttgcccctgcggcggcctcacgccccggccgcgcctccgACAGGGCGTATGTGAGGTGGTTCAGGTAGTggtgccgcagcacctgctgcagcatgtCTGGAgcctcgcccgccggcacgcggtgcagcagctccgagCTGAGGCAATGTgccacgcacagcagcaccgccggccgcgtcaccgccgccagcgcggcctccgGGACTGTGTTGGCACCAGCGACGCTGGCCGCGATCCGCAAGTGCAGAATCTGCATGCGGCCGCATCGGGTACTGCACGCTTCAGGCTACTAGATTAGGACAACGCACGTACGTGTCAGCAAGCCCAACAACCGCAACAGCGTGGCACACCCTGCTGGGTGCAAGGAGCGGTTATGCGGTACATGCGGTGTGCAACATACGCATATTCCCCCAagacgcgccgccaccgcacctgtgCAGACGACACCACACTCGCCAGCACGGCCAGTTCGGAGctcagaagcagcagcggcgtcgtcgtcgtcggcggcggcccggctgcctgtgcaccgctgccgccgccgtcagcacccgTGCGTGCCATGCCCCAGTATGTCAGTAGCCCGTCCGCcaatgcagccgccgccagcatgtggCCCCCGGGGGtacggccggcgggcgccggctctgTGTCGCGGCCGTGTGGTCGCAactgcgccgtcagcgccgccggcaggcagtCCTCGACGTCAAGGAGGTCGCCGTAGTCCACTctcggccgcgccagcaccgcatggcagtgcagcagcagcgcggcgcgggccggcagcatgcgcgccgcctcttgcgccagcagccacgagGGCAACAGCACGCCATCCGGCCGTGGGCACTGCGGTTAGGtaaggcggggtgggtggaCAGAAACGATAGGTCTGCAAGGTCTGGAAAGACGGCAGGGATTGGTTATGGAGGTGGGAGTGttcaagcacacacacacacacaccttgctTGCTTCAGCAAACTGTATGCACATTGTCGACCGTCTACCATTGTGCTTATCTAACACACATTGGCACtcacgccgccacagccctccACTGCATCACGAAtggcccgcctccagcgccctgcACAAATGCAAGCCTGCACCCACCGTCACAGGGCCGCACGCCGACatgtgctgccgctcctccaccgccgccgcggccgcagctgtctGCCAGTTTGTCCGTAACGACGTCGCGACTGCGCGGCTGTCCAGGAAGGCGATGGCGCCCACCAACGCTGACAGCGCTCGACCAACAGCCCGTAGCACGTCGGGGGTGTGATGCTCGGTTGACACGGCGTACGTATCGCAGCACTTGGTGTAAGTATACGCCGCTGTAAGTAATCTACCCCACTGATCGTGCTCTGACTGCAAAAGCTCGGCCTCCTGAcgctccttcgccgccgcggcctcatcCGTCGCCAGGCCCGCGTGCACGGCCATcacggcgcgcgcggtggcggcggcgcgcaggtgcgggcggtagcccgacacgcacgcgcgcccatggcggcccagggcgcagcgggcgcgctgttgggcctgcaggtgcaggccgcTGTCGGACAGGGCCGACGGCAGGTCGGGGCAGGCCagagccaccagcgccgagcGCTGCCGACgagccagcgcgcccgccaagcGTCCGCGGCCCAGATCGGTGGGAGGTGCATCTTCTGGTGGCCCAACGAGCAgcgactggccgccgccatgctcaCCGCCGAGCGTGGGAAAGCAGATGATGTCGCGTCCCATCGCTCGATTCGCTTTCCAAAAAGCCCCACGCCCCTAGGCATAAGACATAACTGCCGATTGGTGTAGAGAATGTGTCGGCGTCCATGCGTTTTTATTCTGCTAATGAACGGTGTTTGACAGTTTTAGCCACTGCTCAGGTCGACGTCGTTGTTCAGAAGCATGCTCTGGGCAAGCAGTGCTTTGTTTAACAGCTGTCTGTGTCGTGTCCGCCAGACCAATTGTGTCCATGCTTCAGCACTCACACGCCGTCCCGTGCACTCGTGCTCCAGGCTTCACGCCCTGCGCTCTTCTCTGCCACCCCCGGATCTTGACTGACAAAACCAGATGTATCAACcagcgccccacgctcaaggAACTCCGGCATCCTTCGCTGCTCCTGGAATGCCGAATCGTACATAcgtctgcggccagctgcggcctTTCATCTCTTCGGGGTTAACCGGGGCCCTAGGGTCCCCCCatcgtccaggcgccgcgccccacccgcacggagctGCCACCATCCAGCGACTCTACGCAACAGGCTCCGCGTGTCTCGGTACAGAAACTCCGGCGTTGTACCAGCCGCGCAATTGGCCTTGGCGTTGCAAATTGAACGTTGGGAATATGGTGCACAcacgggactacgccaacgtGCCCCTTACGCTGTCCCATCACACCCGTCTCTACGCAGTAGGCTCtgcgtacggcagcggcatcggaGCATAATCCCacagctgccccagctgctcgccagccgccgcctgctccaccacccgctgcaccgccgccgccacctgggcctgcagcagctctgccGGCTGCGATGCGTccaaccgcagccagcgcccatCCGCGAGTGCGCCGTACTGCgaccgcacctgcacagcgcaAACGAAATGTTCAGCAGCCCAACCCCTTCTGCAAaatgctgcaggtgcgtcaATCTGCACCGCACCCGCTCGCCACCCGCTCGCTCCATTGCAGGACCGCGATGCGCCACCTTGCCTTCTTTTGGAACTCCAGCTTCTCGTAGCGCTCGCCGCCAAAgccaccgcgcgccgccgacagctccggatccagatccagatACACCACCAGgtctgctgccggcagcccacTCTGGGGACATGTACCATACGGTGTACGGAGAGGAGGTGGGTTAAGGCACGCGAACGCCATCTTAATTCGTGTGTCCGTGCCACCCTCCAATATCCTGCCTACCACTGAGCACGCCAAAGGCATGACCGCCTGGCTTCAGgtggcccccagccccgtgccccagcccccagtccCCTGACCTACCTCCACAGAGCGGCAGAAGTCCGGCCCAAGGTGCGGCACTCCTTTGGCTGCTGTGTAGGCCACgccgctgtagctgtagcGGTCAAGCACCAGCGTGGTGCCGCccgcaagcagccgcagcatctCATCCCTGGAGGGGTCAGGCGGTAGAGCTCGTCACATTGCCACTTATACGGTGTGCATGAACCCTCAGACCTCACAAGCGCGCAAGTCAGAAATCCACAACATCGCCACGGCCGCTAGTCAGGGCCGTGAGTCCCCCGCACGGCCTGCGGGTGCACTCAGCCCCAGTGCCATACACCTGTTCCTACGCAACCCCTGACCTTTTCTCGTGGCGGTTGGCCACAAAGAGCATGTGCACGGCCGCGTCATTGAGCGAGGCCTTCTTCTGCAGATACTCGTTTATGAGGCCGCCAATCAGCGTGGTCCGGTCGGGAAAGCGCCACAGCTCGGCCGGGACCTGAACAGCACGGGCCCCAGGGTGCAGGCCATGGGGCGCACAGGAtggatgctgctggtgttctCTACCTGTATGCCAGGCCCGATCGCTGACCCAGGCTGACCCCtggcctgcccccgcgccgtgGATACCTACCCCTTGCTTTTGAAGGCTCTCCAGCAACAGGCTGCACTGCGTGCTCTTGCCGCACCGGTCGATGCCCTCGAACACGATAAGCGCCCCACGCCGAgggcccgccagcgctggcgtgcCGTTGCTTGCTGCACGGCACCGCTGAGTGCTGACAGATAGTCCACACTGCTGAGCTATCcccggcgaggagggggagctgcGCCAAGCTAACCCGCGACCGGCGCGAAACGCCCGCATTTCGGAAAGCTTGCAAGGCGAGTGACTTGAATGTCAGCGTTATCAAGTTACTAACTATAGGCTACACTGGATATTACAAATACATCGGCCGCGCCAAGTGTGCCAAGTAGTCCGCAAACCGCGCTGCAATTTGCGCGGTGCACTTTGCTATCTGATAAGCAAGCACAAAGGCATGTCTTGTTGATACAATACACCAAAATAGTAACACATCATAAACCCCACAGACGACTTGGCGCGACAATAATGCACCGCGATTTACGTGCCATCCCGCAGGCCACCCCGCACCATTACCGTGCATACGGCACGTGCACCTTACCCCGCATCTCCCTGCTATCTACTCGCCCAACAGCAACAACGTTACCGCATGCATGCCTACGAAGACAGCACAGGCGCCTGCgacacgcccaccgcctccgccttgccggcagcaggctgcgcaaTCTGGACCTGCACCACCGTGTCCTCCTCAtcggctgcggccctgcgtgGGGCACAACGTACAACAAACCAATAAAGTATATCCCCATGATTTGGTCCATGCCCCGTTCACGTGGCTGGATCGGCCTGACACGGCATACCTGGACGCGGAATGCCATAAAGGCTTGCACCCACCAGCCCGCTCGCCCCCTCTCCCAGCACACTCacgactgcggctgctcctgacgcggggccggcagctccaTGGGCGTGAAGTCCCatagccgccccagcaccgcaccctgcagcgtccgccgcaccaccggctccaccaccgccgccacctgcacgcaccGACACGCGCACAGACAGCAGTCCGACGTCAGCGAGCTGCGGAGGAACCAGGCGAGTCGCCCACAGCTTCTCAGGCCTTCAGCGGACGCTCTCACCTTGgccgctgcacccacccacccatccacccaagCCTACTCCGCATCACGTTAATCCCACAACCAGTCACGCCAGgtagccagcagctgcgctcaCTCTTATctcgcgcccacctgctcgtgGATGGCATcaatggtgccggcggcgtcgatgGCGGCCCAGCGCTCATCCCGTAGCTGGCCGAAGGCCTCCATCACCCGCGCCTGGAACTCCACCTTCTCGTAGCGCTCCTCGCCGtacccgccccgcgccgccgtggcctcggcCGACATGGACATGTGCACCACCAGgtccgcggcgggcagcaccacctgcaggggcgggagtggggggcggggggaaggtgGAAGGAGAGGGtaaaggggcaggggcgggtcaGAGGTGGTTGGTGAAGGCATTCGGAAATCTGATTGGGGCTGTGGGTAGGCTGGAAGGCTTAAGGCTATAAAGGGAGCGGTCGACTAGGGAACATGCTTACATGCAGCAAGCCATTGCACAGCTGTCTCCCACCCATGCCCCAGACATACCGTATGCGTAGCGCTACCCGCATTCCCAGTCCTCGGTCGCGGACCGCGATTTACGCCAAATTAGTCTTACAGCAGGACAGCCCGCAAACCCTATTCTCACCTCCAGCGACTTGCAGTAGTCGATGCTCAGGTGCGGCACCCCTTTGGCTGCTGTGTAGGCCACgccgctg
Protein-coding sequences here:
- a CDS encoding thymidylate kinase, which codes for MATAPRPRGALIVFEGGDRCGKTTQCSKMVERLKSQGVDAVMWRFPDRSTSIGAAINAYLSNQSQLDDAVIHMLFVANRLEKRDEMLRLLAGGTTLVLDRYSYSGVAYTAAKGVPHLSIDYCKSLEVVLPAADLVVHMSMSAEATAARGGYGEERYEKVEFQARVMEAFGQLRDERWAAIDAAGTIDAIHEQVAAVVEPVVRRTLQGAVLGRLWDFTPMELPAPRQEQPQSAAADEEDTVVQVQIAQPAAGKAEAVGVSQAPVLSS
- a CDS encoding thymidylate kinase, producing the protein MRAFRAGRGLAWRSSPSSPGIAQQCGLSVSTQRCRAASNGTPALAGPRRGALIVFEGIDRCGKSTQCSLLLESLQKQGVPAELWRFPDRTTLIGGLINEYLQKKASLNDAAVHMLFVANRHEKRDEMLRLLAGGTTLVLDRYSYSGVAYTAAKGVPHLGPDFCRSVESGLPAADLVVYLDLDPELSAARGGFGGERYEKLEFQKKVRSQYGALADGRWLRLDASQPAELLQAQVAAAVQRVVEQAAAGEQLGQLWDYAPMPLPYAEPTA